A region of Ornithorhynchus anatinus isolate Pmale09 chromosome 5, mOrnAna1.pri.v4, whole genome shotgun sequence DNA encodes the following proteins:
- the TMEM51 gene encoding transmembrane protein 51 — MAQSKANGSHYALSAIGLGMLVLGIIIAVWNLVPGFSHADKPSSQGNSSKPEHSGGFKNKTFSVAYVLVGAGVMLLLLSICLSIRDKRKQRQGEEVARIQHEATVGPQTQEEDSQEEESPSRYYVPSYEEVMNTNYSEVRELDQNPRMSVSLPSYESLTGLDDTTPTTTRADVETNGEQPPDRQNSRLGKRLKPLKVRRIKSEKLHLKDFRINLPEQNSAPPTIEPLTPPPQYDEVQEKAPDTRQSN; from the exons ATGGCCCAGTCCAAAGCGAATGGGTCTCACTATGCTCTGTCTGCGATCGGGTTGGGGATGCTTGTCCTTGGGATCATAATAGCAGTGTGGAACCTGGTGCCAGGATTCAGTCATGCCGACAAACCATCGTCCCAAGGAAACAGCAGCAAGCCGGAACACAGTGGAGGGTTCAAGAACAAGACCTTTTCTGTGGCATATGTGTTGGTCGGTGCTGGGgttatgctgctgcttctttctattTGCTTGAGTATCCGGGacaaaaggaaacagaggcaaggggaagaagtAGCCAGAATCCAGCATGAAGCAACTGTTGGTCCGCAGACTCAGGAAGAAGACAG CCAAGAAGAGGAGTCTCCTTCCAGATACTATGTTCCCAGTTACGAAGAGGTGATGAACACTAACTACTCCGAAGTGAGAGAACTGGACCAAAATCCAAGGATGAGTGTGTCTCTCCCGTCCTACGAGTCCCTGACCGGGCTTGATGACACCACTCCCACAACTACTAGAGCAGATGTGGAAACCAATGGGGAGCAACCACCAGACAGACAAAACTCCAGGCTGGGCAAACGGCTCAAGCCCCTGAAAGTTCGAAGGATTAAATCTGAAAAGCTGCACCTAAAAGACTTCAGAATTAACCTCCCAGAACAGAACAGTGCCCCTCCCACGATAGAACCTTTAACTCCTCCTCCGCAGTATGACGAGGTCCAAGAAAAAGCACCAGACACCAGGCAGTCAAATTAA